In a genomic window of Chryseobacterium sp. G0162:
- a CDS encoding nuclear transport factor 2 family protein produces the protein MKKLLLLLVLGFNFSFAQTKDEKEILKVMNDFMESIKTRNEAQYLSLFQEPVLWTGIYKDRTQAKRLEKNPKAEYYFADDYKAFIKGFKDDKSEEKFDNIKIVEDGAVASANFDYSFWYDGKMENWGKEIWMLMKINGIWKITSVTFSMDLAKYFPQPSLNERTKK, from the coding sequence ATGAAAAAACTATTATTATTACTTGTACTTGGCTTTAATTTCTCTTTCGCTCAAACCAAAGATGAAAAAGAAATACTTAAAGTAATGAATGACTTTATGGAAAGTATTAAAACAAGAAATGAAGCTCAATACCTGTCGTTATTTCAGGAACCTGTACTTTGGACTGGAATCTATAAAGATAGGACACAGGCGAAACGTCTGGAGAAAAATCCTAAAGCAGAATATTATTTTGCTGATGATTATAAAGCTTTCATCAAAGGCTTTAAAGACGACAAGTCTGAAGAAAAATTTGACAATATTAAAATCGTTGAAGATGGAGCAGTAGCTTCTGCCAATTTCGATTACAGTTTTTGGTATGACGGAAAAATGGAAAACTGGGGAAAAGAGATCTGGATGCTGATGAAGATTAACGGAATCTGGAAAATAACTTCTGTAACCTTCTCCATGGACCTTGCAAAATACTTCCCACAACCATCATTAAACGAAAGAACTAAAAAATAA
- a CDS encoding DUF4349 domain-containing protein, giving the protein MRTILLPLLFIAFINCSKSNADKHSVNAALTEIIMEDEAPRPPSSLSEKLLPDNKSSTSAEIKTDTISRKIIKNGNMRIQVGEIKKAQTLVNDILKKNNAYIQKEEFQNTDMNETMNLTIRVPHKNFDALINSFSDGVGSVLSKNISSDDVTEEYTDVSIKLANKKIYLEKYRDMLKSAKTTKDMLEIQEKIRILEDEIDVAEGRLRFIDDRVNYSTLNLSLYKEKVRSSATSKIGFGSRFVDSLTEGWNSFVAFLLGIISFWPFFLLIPLVIFLWKKWKKRKP; this is encoded by the coding sequence ATGAGAACAATACTGTTACCTTTACTTTTCATTGCCTTTATCAATTGCAGTAAATCTAATGCTGATAAGCATTCCGTGAATGCTGCTCTTACAGAAATAATAATGGAAGATGAAGCTCCACGTCCGCCCTCTTCCCTTTCTGAAAAACTTCTTCCTGATAATAAATCGTCCACTTCTGCTGAAATTAAAACAGATACGATATCCCGTAAAATCATCAAAAACGGAAATATGAGAATTCAGGTTGGTGAGATAAAAAAAGCGCAAACCCTCGTCAATGACATTCTGAAAAAGAACAATGCTTATATCCAGAAAGAAGAATTTCAGAATACCGATATGAATGAAACCATGAATCTAACCATCCGGGTTCCTCACAAGAATTTTGATGCACTTATCAACTCATTTTCTGATGGTGTAGGTTCTGTGTTATCTAAAAATATTTCATCAGATGATGTGACAGAGGAATATACTGATGTATCCATAAAACTGGCCAACAAAAAAATCTATCTTGAAAAGTATAGAGATATGCTTAAAAGTGCGAAAACCACTAAAGATATGCTGGAAATTCAGGAAAAGATCCGTATACTGGAAGATGAAATTGATGTGGCTGAAGGCAGACTCCGCTTTATAGACGACAGGGTGAATTACAGCACTTTAAATTTAAGTTTATATAAAGAAAAAGTAAGAAGCTCTGCAACGTCTAAAATTGGATTCGGAAGCCGGTTTGTAGATTCTCTGACAGAAGGATGGAACAGTTTTGTAGCCTTTTTATTAGGGATTATTTCCTTTTGGCCATTCTTTTTGCTAATTCCCCTGGTGATTTTCCTATGGAAAAAATGGAAAAAGAGAAAACCGTAA
- a CDS encoding acyl-CoA thioesterase yields the protein MIHTTHSIRVRYAETDPMKYVYYGNYAEYFEVGRVELFRSIGISYDEIENQGIWLPVSDYKIKYIRPALYDQKLEIHTYVKKIPGVRIEFEYEIYNEEHIKITEASTTLFFLDAKTNKVIKCPDFLMEMIEANWEKPGEDEL from the coding sequence ATGATACATACAACACACTCAATAAGAGTACGTTACGCAGAAACAGACCCTATGAAATATGTATACTATGGCAACTACGCCGAGTACTTTGAAGTAGGCCGGGTTGAACTCTTCAGAAGTATAGGAATTTCATACGATGAAATTGAAAACCAAGGAATTTGGCTGCCTGTTTCAGACTACAAAATTAAGTATATTCGCCCAGCTTTATATGACCAAAAATTAGAAATTCACACGTATGTAAAAAAAATTCCAGGGGTAAGAATTGAATTTGAGTATGAAATTTACAATGAAGAGCATATTAAAATTACCGAAGCATCTACTACTCTTTTCTTTTTAGATGCTAAAACAAATAAAGTCATTAAATGCCCGGATTTCCTGATGGAGATGATTGAAGCAAATTGGGAGAAGCCAGGAGAAGATGAATTATAA
- a CDS encoding SAM-dependent methyltransferase, producing the protein MLFLLPAYLSENTSITHFAPVIKEYIMQTDYFFVENEKTARKVVKFFAPEKKQADLKLFLLDKYTENADIKEAQHLMLKGQDFGLLSEAGLPCIADPGNLMVKWCHEKNIRVIPISGPSSIILALISSGFNGQEFTFNGYLPIDKSEKKKQIQQLESVVQKTGYSQIFMETPYRNNQLIEDLTKFLSPNTKLCIAANINDPEHEFIKTKTIKDWQKQKPELHKVPAVFVLGK; encoded by the coding sequence ATGCTTTTTTTACTCCCTGCTTACTTATCAGAAAATACTTCTATCACTCATTTTGCGCCGGTTATTAAGGAATATATCATGCAAACGGATTACTTCTTTGTGGAAAATGAGAAAACCGCCAGAAAGGTGGTTAAATTCTTTGCTCCTGAAAAGAAACAGGCTGATCTGAAACTGTTTTTATTGGATAAGTATACAGAAAATGCTGACATCAAAGAAGCGCAACATCTGATGTTGAAAGGGCAGGACTTCGGGCTGCTTTCAGAGGCAGGATTGCCTTGTATTGCAGATCCGGGAAACCTGATGGTAAAATGGTGCCATGAAAAAAATATCAGGGTCATTCCTATTTCAGGACCATCATCTATTATTCTGGCGTTAATATCCAGTGGATTCAACGGGCAGGAATTTACATTTAATGGATATCTTCCGATTGATAAAAGTGAAAAAAAGAAGCAGATTCAACAGCTGGAAAGTGTAGTTCAGAAAACAGGATATTCACAAATTTTTATGGAAACTCCTTACAGAAACAATCAGCTTATTGAAGACCTGACGAAGTTTTTGTCCCCCAATACAAAACTTTGCATCGCTGCTAATATCAATGATCCTGAGCATGAATTTATCAAGACGAAAACAATAAAAGACTGGCAGAAACAAAAGCCTGAGCTTCATAAAGTTCCTGCTGTATTCGTATTAGGAAAATAA
- a CDS encoding low molecular weight protein-tyrosine-phosphatase, which produces MKILMVCLGNICRSPLAEGIMKTKVPESFMVDSAGTISMHEGEHPDKRAIKTAANHSVDISRQRSRPITRADYETFDKIYCMDIDVFEDVVSKAKNEEERQKISLFLEVLGDRENAEVPDPYWGDMKDFEDVFQLLEKGCDIIRKQILIT; this is translated from the coding sequence ATGAAAATCCTGATGGTTTGTCTCGGAAATATATGCAGAAGCCCTTTGGCAGAAGGAATTATGAAAACAAAAGTACCCGAAAGCTTTATGGTAGATTCTGCCGGAACCATTTCCATGCATGAAGGAGAACATCCGGATAAAAGAGCCATTAAAACAGCAGCTAATCATAGTGTTGATATTTCCAGACAAAGATCCAGGCCTATCACAAGGGCAGATTATGAAACTTTTGATAAGATCTACTGTATGGATATAGACGTGTTTGAAGATGTTGTTTCCAAAGCTAAAAATGAAGAAGAACGCCAGAAAATATCATTGTTTCTGGAGGTGTTGGGAGATCGCGAAAATGCTGAAGTTCCGGATCCGTATTGGGGAGATATGAAAGATTTTGAAGATGTTTTCCAACTTTTGGAGAAGGGATGTGATATCATCAGAAAGCAAATCCTAATAACATAA
- a CDS encoding DUF2339 domain-containing protein produces MNEYLAVILIVVIAIIFNNLNTKIRKLEKEVSDLNSKINKKALQPEAPQETTHAEEIFTPAQTQVHEPPREVITPGENAQPSTTIQKDWISPVFDFLKQNILTVIGIFTLVLGIGYFVKYAIDKNWIGETARSGIGLCTGAAIILTGHFLRKNYKIFASIITGGGIAVLYFTTTIAFREYHLFTQNTAFVITSIITAVSIALSYYYKSEVLIIFSLIGGFTAPLMISTRESNYLFLFTYLTLLNIGMLVAAFLQHWKSVGWTAYIFTSIYLLYWTIDLPELLSIAFYIINYIIFYIFALQDYFRKNELSVPDILMLAFINCSSIIGLTYIFNELQYEPVIIFPLIFALVNAILLFREYGKRNFKTPFSVFAGITVSLITIAVALQFKAHLITSVWAIEATLLLFIWKKTGYKIFKTCFHILFPLVIFAQLITWCEYYNTKNLSIIFNPVFLTSLVTILSIGINLYLLKDTREKAESETKTFFEDLTTAASYGVIYTALLLEIIYHINTMPWAAITSVGLLYSICYIFILLLFRKKLSLAHDLQTGLIYLFLFLIMINISVSTSSVVTDILSKQLPNSFYLLHLLQWIPFIYVCIKIIPDTKFHQSKISYWIISLAFVVSISCELHHLYVLANSHHVTDSYPVKNHFNILYLPIIWALLASIFIYIGLRKNIQEYNKIGFTLIGLMVLKLYGYDVWQMDNISRISAFIALGIILLLSSFTFQRVKNIIKNMVDTKEKSEENKDL; encoded by the coding sequence ATGAATGAATATCTTGCGGTGATCCTGATTGTAGTTATTGCCATTATTTTCAACAACCTGAATACCAAAATCAGGAAACTTGAAAAAGAGGTATCAGATCTTAATTCCAAAATCAATAAAAAAGCACTACAACCTGAAGCACCTCAGGAAACAACTCATGCTGAAGAAATCTTTACTCCAGCACAAACCCAAGTTCACGAACCTCCAAGGGAAGTTATCACTCCTGGTGAAAACGCGCAGCCCTCTACAACCATTCAAAAAGACTGGATCAGTCCTGTTTTTGATTTTTTAAAACAAAATATTCTTACCGTAATTGGTATTTTCACTTTAGTTCTGGGAATAGGCTACTTTGTAAAATATGCCATTGATAAAAACTGGATCGGAGAAACCGCAAGATCAGGAATTGGGCTTTGTACCGGAGCTGCCATTATACTTACAGGGCATTTTCTCAGAAAAAATTACAAAATATTTGCCTCCATCATTACCGGAGGCGGAATTGCCGTTTTATATTTCACAACCACCATTGCTTTCAGAGAATATCATCTTTTCACCCAGAATACAGCCTTTGTGATTACTTCAATCATTACCGCAGTTTCTATTGCTCTATCTTACTATTACAAAAGTGAAGTTTTAATTATCTTTTCATTAATAGGTGGATTTACAGCACCTCTGATGATTAGCACAAGAGAAAGCAATTATTTATTCCTTTTTACTTATCTGACTTTATTAAATATAGGTATGTTGGTTGCGGCCTTCCTACAACACTGGAAAAGCGTTGGATGGACCGCCTATATTTTCACCAGTATTTATCTTTTGTACTGGACTATAGATCTGCCTGAACTTTTGAGCATTGCTTTTTATATTATCAATTATATTATTTTTTACATTTTTGCCCTTCAGGATTACTTCAGGAAAAACGAACTTTCGGTACCCGATATTTTAATGCTTGCCTTTATTAACTGCTCAAGTATTATAGGACTGACTTATATCTTCAATGAATTACAGTATGAACCTGTCATTATTTTCCCTCTTATTTTTGCCTTGGTAAATGCTATCCTTCTTTTCAGAGAATATGGAAAAAGAAATTTTAAAACTCCTTTTTCTGTTTTTGCCGGAATAACAGTCAGCCTGATTACAATAGCTGTTGCTTTACAGTTTAAAGCTCATCTTATAACCAGTGTTTGGGCTATAGAAGCTACCCTGCTTCTTTTTATATGGAAAAAAACAGGGTATAAAATTTTCAAAACCTGTTTTCATATTCTTTTTCCATTGGTCATTTTCGCACAGCTTATTACCTGGTGTGAGTATTATAATACCAAAAACCTCAGCATCATATTCAATCCTGTATTTTTAACCAGCCTGGTAACCATTCTTTCCATCGGGATCAACTTATATTTATTAAAAGATACCCGTGAAAAAGCAGAATCAGAAACCAAAACTTTTTTTGAAGATCTAACTACAGCAGCAAGCTATGGAGTTATTTATACAGCCCTTCTTCTTGAAATCATTTATCATATTAATACCATGCCCTGGGCTGCAATTACCAGTGTAGGATTATTATACAGCATCTGTTATATTTTTATATTGTTGCTTTTCAGAAAAAAACTAAGCCTTGCTCATGATCTACAAACAGGGCTGATCTATCTGTTTCTTTTCCTTATTATGATTAATATTTCTGTTTCCACCTCATCAGTAGTTACAGATATTTTATCGAAACAGCTTCCAAACAGTTTTTATCTCTTACATTTACTTCAATGGATCCCTTTTATATATGTATGTATAAAAATCATTCCTGATACAAAATTCCATCAGTCTAAAATATCATATTGGATCATTTCTCTGGCGTTCGTTGTCTCAATCAGCTGTGAGCTACATCATTTATACGTATTAGCCAATTCTCACCATGTGACAGACTCCTATCCTGTGAAAAATCATTTCAATATCCTTTACCTTCCTATCATCTGGGCCCTCCTAGCCAGTATATTTATTTATATAGGATTAAGAAAAAACATTCAGGAATACAACAAGATTGGGTTTACTCTGATTGGTTTAATGGTGTTAAAACTTTATGGTTACGATGTATGGCAAATGGATAACATTTCAAGAATCAGTGCGTTTATTGCCCTTGGAATTATTTTGCTGTTAAGTTCATTCACTTTCCAGCGCGTTAAGAATATTATCAAAAATATGGTTGACACAAAAGAAAAAAGCGAAGAGAATAAGGATTTATAA
- a CDS encoding helix-turn-helix domain-containing protein, whose protein sequence is MSALEKFGVEISTERNIFERIAVDKPFRPENPAFIFIKSGTIKLRQHFSDLEVSANMFMVTDPQTIYEVVAVSDDFQSRMVSYKRDFISALSLKFNRLITYRYFRQQMNKGVPFPEDEMEVVWKSVNFLKYILDSETEMLYKKEMVEHLFSVFCYQMAGIISKEDNNSMNQMSRQEEIVFVFLTDLSEYHLTERTVEFYAERQSITTRHLSSVVKDVTGKTASHIIALIVINEAKVLLNSSSKPVSEISSILGFSDQYAFSHFFKKHLEVSPRQYRYQFES, encoded by the coding sequence ATGTCTGCCTTAGAAAAGTTCGGAGTTGAAATCTCTACGGAACGTAATATTTTTGAGAGAATTGCCGTTGATAAACCATTCCGGCCCGAAAATCCGGCATTTATTTTTATTAAATCAGGAACCATAAAACTTCGTCAGCACTTTAGCGATCTGGAGGTTTCTGCCAATATGTTTATGGTAACCGATCCGCAGACTATTTATGAAGTAGTCGCAGTAAGCGATGACTTTCAGTCGAGAATGGTTTCTTATAAAAGGGATTTTATTTCTGCTTTATCTTTGAAATTCAATAGATTGATTACATATCGATACTTCAGGCAGCAGATGAATAAAGGAGTTCCTTTTCCGGAAGATGAAATGGAGGTTGTGTGGAAAAGCGTCAACTTCCTGAAATACATCCTTGATTCTGAAACAGAGATGCTGTACAAAAAAGAAATGGTGGAACATCTTTTTTCTGTATTCTGCTATCAGATGGCGGGAATTATTTCCAAAGAAGATAATAATTCCATGAACCAGATGTCCAGACAGGAAGAAATTGTCTTTGTTTTTCTTACAGACCTTTCTGAATATCACCTTACAGAAAGAACCGTTGAGTTCTATGCCGAACGACAATCCATTACAACCAGACATCTATCATCGGTGGTGAAAGACGTTACCGGAAAGACCGCAAGTCACATCATAGCTTTAATCGTTATCAATGAAGCGAAAGTGCTTTTAAACTCTTCTAGTAAACCTGTTTCTGAGATTTCTTCGATCCTCGGCTTTAGCGATCAGTATGCATTTTCTCACTTTTTTAAAAAACATCTGGAGGTAAGCCCAAGACAATACAGATATCAGTTCGAAAGTTAA
- a CDS encoding DUF962 domain-containing protein: MRKVDLLFAEYSKSHRNATNKFIHWFCVPLIFCSILGFISLIPSPHFCISYFGCISIISLIAIVIISLYYIRLSLLIGFIMIFTMLLAEHFIYRTNISLGKQSWIIYLSVFLITWILQFIGHKIEGKKPSFLKDIQFLLIGPIWLLSFILKKTGIRY; encoded by the coding sequence ATGAGAAAGGTTGATTTATTATTTGCAGAATATAGCAAGAGCCATAGAAATGCGACTAACAAGTTCATTCACTGGTTTTGCGTACCCCTAATTTTTTGTTCTATCCTCGGATTTATTTCGTTGATTCCTTCCCCCCATTTCTGTATTTCTTATTTTGGATGCATTAGTATCATCAGTTTAATTGCCATTGTCATCATCAGTTTGTATTATATCAGACTATCCCTGCTCATTGGTTTCATAATGATCTTTACAATGTTGTTGGCAGAACACTTTATTTATCGTACCAATATCAGTTTGGGTAAACAGTCCTGGATCATATATCTGAGTGTCTTTTTAATTACCTGGATTCTTCAGTTTATCGGACATAAAATTGAAGGTAAAAAGCCTTCTTTTCTTAAAGATATTCAGTTTTTACTGATCGGGCCGATATGGCTTTTAAGTTTTATTCTTAAAAAGACAGGAATAAGATATTAA
- the pheA gene encoding prephenate dehydratase, with the protein MKIAFLGPHASFTQLAAAQLFPDDELLPQASILDCFGAVENGDTLKAVVPLENSIEGTVSMTLDYLYKTPSIKIEAEAVMPIAHHLMIHPENSVEEIERIYSHPQALAQSFHFLDTHYKEIPKQDFSSTAAAAKFVSENKDTKIAAVANQFAANLYGLKIINRNIQDFEQNHTRFIIISKQQNKYDNSQLETLGEKSGMLVTLPEDHPGGLHQVLSVFAWRKMNLSKIESRTLKTGLGNYFFFINVEGPWKDILHGNALKELESINAEVDFLGNYKEFLLES; encoded by the coding sequence ATGAAGATTGCATTTTTGGGGCCTCATGCCAGCTTTACCCAGCTTGCCGCTGCACAGCTCTTTCCTGATGATGAGCTTTTACCACAGGCGAGCATTCTGGACTGTTTTGGAGCGGTAGAGAACGGGGATACACTCAAAGCTGTTGTTCCTTTGGAAAACTCTATAGAAGGCACTGTATCCATGACGCTGGATTATTTATATAAGACACCGTCTATTAAAATTGAAGCAGAAGCAGTAATGCCCATTGCCCACCACTTAATGATTCATCCTGAAAATTCTGTTGAGGAAATAGAAAGGATTTATTCACATCCACAGGCACTGGCTCAGAGCTTTCATTTTTTAGATACTCATTATAAAGAAATTCCCAAACAGGATTTTTCTTCTACAGCCGCTGCCGCTAAGTTCGTTTCAGAGAATAAGGACACTAAAATTGCTGCAGTAGCCAATCAGTTTGCTGCTAACTTATATGGTTTGAAAATTATCAATCGTAATATTCAGGATTTTGAACAGAATCATACCCGGTTTATCATCATTTCCAAACAGCAAAACAAATACGACAATAGCCAGCTGGAAACATTAGGAGAGAAATCAGGAATGCTCGTTACCCTTCCTGAAGATCATCCAGGAGGGTTACATCAAGTGCTGTCAGTTTTCGCATGGAGGAAAATGAACCTCAGCAAAATTGAATCCAGAACATTAAAAACCGGATTAGGTAATTATTTCTTTTTTATCAATGTGGAAGGCCCATGGAAGGATATCCTTCACGGGAATGCCCTGAAGGAGCTTGAATCTATTAACGCAGAAGTAGATTTCCTTGGAAATTATAAAGAATTTCTTTTAGAAAGCTAA
- the dnaA gene encoding chromosomal replication initiator protein DnaA, which translates to MDDNLMMIWQKCLQFMRDNLNAAEDNSDLKKLEKSFDMLFDKVQPLSLVSNNLTLIVPSDFYKEYIEDNYLSLLSAALKKNVGKGVKLWYSVMENRPKGEEKPVTMNMKGQSVPTPKTQETMPQGFSANIVNPFVVPGIRKVNIDSNLKPDYSFDSYVEGESNKFAATVARSIAKRPGATAFNPLFLYGGYGVGKTHLGQAVGLEVKNQFPDKVVLYLSSEKFIQQFISAAKAHKQTEFANFYQMVDVLIIDDIQFLSGKSATQDSFFHIFDHLHQNGKQIILTSDKAPADIMDIQDRIVSRFKWGLSAEIKSPDLSTRRQIIEDKLSRDGIVLPGDMLDFLAVETKTNVRELIGVINSVIAYSTVYKRDLSLELLKETINRIAANQKKVINIPYIQEVVCDYFGIKKEQLLSKTRKREIALPRQLAMYFSKEFTNSTFTKIGEEMGGKDHSTVMYACDTIKDVSKIDKEIKKYVKDLTERIKQ; encoded by the coding sequence ATGGATGACAATTTAATGATGATATGGCAGAAGTGCCTTCAGTTTATGCGCGATAACTTGAACGCAGCTGAAGATAATTCTGACCTGAAAAAACTTGAAAAATCTTTCGATATGTTATTCGATAAGGTGCAGCCACTTTCATTAGTGTCTAATAACCTTACGCTTATCGTACCGAGCGATTTTTACAAGGAATATATCGAGGATAATTACTTGTCCTTACTTTCTGCTGCCCTGAAGAAAAATGTTGGAAAAGGAGTGAAATTATGGTATTCTGTAATGGAAAACAGACCAAAAGGTGAGGAAAAGCCGGTTACCATGAATATGAAGGGACAAAGCGTTCCTACTCCAAAAACACAGGAAACAATGCCACAAGGATTCTCTGCTAATATTGTAAACCCTTTTGTGGTCCCTGGAATTAGAAAAGTAAATATTGATTCTAACTTGAAACCAGACTATTCTTTTGATAGTTATGTAGAAGGAGAGAGTAATAAATTTGCAGCTACCGTAGCAAGATCTATTGCAAAAAGACCGGGAGCTACAGCATTCAACCCATTATTCTTATATGGAGGATATGGAGTAGGAAAAACACACTTAGGACAGGCTGTTGGTCTTGAAGTTAAGAATCAGTTTCCAGACAAAGTAGTTCTTTATTTGTCTTCAGAGAAATTCATTCAGCAGTTTATTTCAGCTGCAAAAGCACATAAGCAAACAGAATTTGCTAATTTCTATCAAATGGTAGATGTCCTGATTATTGATGATATTCAGTTCTTATCAGGAAAATCGGCAACGCAGGACAGTTTCTTCCATATTTTTGATCACTTGCACCAAAATGGAAAGCAGATTATCCTGACTTCTGATAAAGCACCTGCAGACATCATGGATATCCAGGACAGGATTGTTTCCCGTTTCAAATGGGGACTTTCTGCAGAAATCAAATCTCCGGATTTATCTACAAGAAGACAGATCATTGAAGACAAACTAAGCAGAGACGGAATTGTACTTCCTGGTGATATGCTTGATTTCCTTGCTGTTGAAACTAAAACAAATGTTAGAGAATTAATCGGGGTTATCAACTCGGTAATTGCATATTCTACAGTATATAAGAGAGACTTAAGTCTTGAATTATTAAAGGAAACCATCAACAGAATTGCTGCCAACCAAAAGAAGGTCATCAATATTCCTTATATTCAGGAAGTAGTGTGCGACTATTTTGGAATCAAAAAAGAGCAGCTTCTTTCTAAAACAAGAAAGAGAGAGATTGCATTACCAAGACAGTTGGCTATGTATTTCTCAAAAGAATTTACCAATTCCACATTCACTAAAATTGGTGAAGAAATGGGAGGGAAGGACCACTCTACAGTAATGTATGCTTGTGATACCATCAAAGATGTATCGAAAATTGATAAAGAAATCAAGAAATACGTTAAGGATCTTACCGAAAGAATTAAGCAGTAA
- a CDS encoding DUF2931 family protein has protein sequence MKKTVIDYLNFCLAGIFILLVILYGITLVKKKEFDKLSWSAKIISLEPNSSDEKSGMLKILDAVFINTFNQSENRLEFDSPKLIVSKKGSDSAYFWTQDDLLPDSLSVKYYSVEEKKFYQLNVRLPLDKMKTLLENKSLGADLKVEIQPEGKVLMMVEQSKNKSFGSKLVENFQAKEIPGILKMLVYRKYAGNEYNEFPSLKEVSDYSDILIQKYLWGVKIETEDAEEISEISAYAFDGKSMRTDNETFEDAKRRNIPNRILIDWGNTQKYGSSYSFDSQEILDAFKELNMMKSSEPVFITFKLFKNEHPKAEISKGGKTIPLKDDYPDLPTKYAQ, from the coding sequence ATGAAGAAAACGGTCATCGATTACTTGAATTTTTGTTTGGCAGGCATTTTTATATTGCTGGTTATTCTGTATGGAATTACGTTGGTGAAAAAAAAGGAATTTGATAAATTAAGCTGGTCAGCAAAGATCATAAGCCTAGAACCGAATTCATCAGATGAGAAATCAGGAATGTTGAAGATTCTTGATGCTGTTTTTATCAATACTTTTAATCAATCTGAAAATAGATTAGAGTTCGATTCTCCTAAATTAATTGTTTCAAAAAAAGGATCTGATTCCGCTTATTTTTGGACTCAGGATGATTTGCTGCCCGATTCTTTATCCGTTAAATACTATTCTGTTGAAGAGAAAAAGTTCTATCAGCTGAATGTAAGGCTTCCTTTGGATAAAATGAAGACTTTATTAGAAAATAAAAGCTTGGGAGCAGATTTGAAGGTAGAAATTCAACCGGAAGGGAAGGTTTTGATGATGGTTGAGCAGTCGAAGAATAAGAGTTTTGGATCAAAATTAGTTGAAAATTTTCAGGCAAAAGAAATACCGGGAATCTTGAAAATGTTGGTGTACAGAAAGTATGCCGGTAACGAGTATAATGAATTTCCTTCCCTGAAAGAAGTATCAGATTATTCAGATATTTTAATCCAAAAGTATTTGTGGGGAGTGAAAATTGAAACTGAAGATGCTGAGGAAATTTCAGAAATTTCTGCCTATGCTTTTGATGGTAAATCAATGAGAACAGACAATGAAACCTTTGAGGATGCAAAACGCAGAAATATTCCAAATAGGATTTTAATAGATTGGGGAAATACACAGAAATACGGAAGTAGTTATTCCTTTGACAGCCAGGAAATTTTGGACGCTTTTAAAGAGTTGAACATGATGAAGAGTAGTGAACCTGTTTTTATTACTTTTAAACTGTTTAAAAACGAGCATCCTAAAGCTGAAATCTCTAAAGGAGGAAAAACGATCCCATTAAAAGATGATTATCCGGATCTTCCAACAAAATATGCCCAATAA